A window from Trichomycterus rosablanca isolate fTriRos1 chromosome 21, fTriRos1.hap1, whole genome shotgun sequence encodes these proteins:
- the tmem119a gene encoding transmembrane protein 119, protein MSSSVSPHLSILLFLALWTTSVLTFPINTITEGSGDEPELIFPTPRSTRAPPRSPPRSPPSPPSPSSSPSSTPLPEITLTFIRIKDFLFNQVVDFLRDNMLLILVIMSLLIVMIFIACCASAMSHKRKLEAYYPPKKQLPRKVTAAGTEQAQAKPEPQSAAAATSYHRAPTKALVGEKDGKDPRPKPREVQRAEDVEEVEVQKEEKKEPKPSTSTAGGDQAPVCTCHLKKAKQASH, encoded by the coding sequence ATGTCTTCATCCGTGAGTCCACATCTGTCCATCCTGCTGTTTTTAGCTCTATGGACCACATCTGTACTGACGTTCCCCATCAACACCATCACAGAGGGCAGCGGAGACGAGCCCGAACTGATTTTCCCCACGCCCCGTTCCACCCGCGCACCTCCACGCTCCCCCCCGCGCTCCCCCCCGTCCCCACCTTCACCCTCGTCCTCGCCCTCATCCACGCCTCTGCCCGAAATCACCCTCACCTTCATCCGCATCAAAGACTTCCTCTTCAACCAGGTGGTGGACTTCCTGCGGGACAACATGCTCCTCATCCTGGTCATCATGTCGCTCCTCATCGTCATGATCTTCATCGCCTGCTGCGCCTCCGCCATGAGCCACAAGCGCAAGCTGGAGGCATACTACCCCCCGAAAAAGCAATTACCCAGAAAAGTGACCGCGGCCGGTACAGAACAGGCACAAGCGAAGCCCGAACCTCAGAGCGCCGCCGCCGCCACCAGCTACCATCGCGCCCCCACCAAAGCTCTAGTGGGTGAGAAGGACGGCAAGGATCCCAGACCGAAGCCCAGAGAGGTGCAGAGAGCCGAAGACGTGGAGGAGGTGGAGGTGCAGAAGGAGGAAAAGAAGGAGCCGAAGCCGAGCACGTCCACGGCGGGTGGTGACCAGGCTCCGGTGTGTACCTGCCACCTAAAGAAGGCAAAACAAGCGTCACACTGA
- the si:ch211-191d15.2 gene encoding leucine-rich repeat transmembrane protein FLRT3 → MIFIFREDAGANARQKILQAAHACATGCITWQTYRQEDTKQRAMRLLLLRCLLLLILSHAPSLPLFFPCPSGCCCPRPGVLVLCESLGLRVIPRSVPLTTSALSVARNHLCNVDNHLRRFSSLQELSLGYNRLERFPRGLPSSLEGLQLQENRIAYITAGDLRNLGNLTRLDLEENRIRAIQPGALRGLVRLKILSLRGNRLSSLPSHLPSSLTQLDMSGNCISTLDPPSLAALVDLQVLKINSNCLRSVPEHAFDDLLRLQSVDLADNLWVCECNMMYLYLWLLTHRSQTATDLICAAPLDLAHKLLLTLSVMAICPQVLKPGDRSTTDYIETQGNSSNPSSDVSKIARRPCRTSFLASRSRLGSSRSSLEGLSYEQCLLLNSTYLVPQSTQVPYNEDNGCVGNTTEILSTLSTTPATLYPFSGAGLQFGAPPQTLTQSSDLALVVLLSVLCVLMLLLLLMTLLVLRILLWRNQRVAPLQTSSQRNTGA, encoded by the exons ATGATTTTCATATTCCGTGAGGATGCTGGTGCGAATGCGAGGCAGAAAATCCTGCAGGCCGCTCATGCTTGTGCAACCGGCTGCATCACGTGGCAAACGTACAGACAAGAAGACACAAAACAG CGAGCCATGCGCTTATTACTCCTCCGCTGCCTCCTGCTCCTGATCTTATCACACGCTCCCAGCCTCCCTCTGTTCTTCCCCTGCCCCTCAGGTTGCTGTTGCCCCCGGCCTGGCGTCCTGGTCCTCTGCGAGTCCCTGGGCCTCCGTGTCATCCCTCGTTCCGTCCCTCTAACCACCTCGGCTTTGTCGGTGGCACGGAACCACCTGTGCAACGTGGACAACCATCTGCGGCGCTTCTCCAGCCTGCAGGAGTTGAGCCTCGGGTACAACCGACTGGAGCGCTTCCCTCGGGGCCTCCCGTCCAGCCTGGAGGGCCTGCAGCTCCAGGAGAACCGCATAGCCTACATCACGGCCGGGGATCTGAGGAACCTCGGGAACCTGACACGATTAGACCTCGAGGAGAACCGCATACGGGCCATCCAGCCCGGCGCCCTGCGTGGCCTGGTACGCCTGAAGATTCTGTCTCTGAGAGGGAATCGACTGTCGAGTCTGCCGTCGCATCTTCCGTCTTCGTTGACGCAATTGGACATGTCTGGGAACTGCATCTCCACGCTGGATCCGCCCTCGCTGGCCGCGCTGGTCGACCTCCAGGTCTTGAAGATCAACAGCAACTGCTTGCGCTCGGTGCCCGAACACGCCTTTGACGACTTGCTCCGCCTACAGTCTGTAGATCTGGCCGACAACCTCTGGGTCTGCGAGTGCAACATGATGTACCTGTATCTGTGGCTGCTGACGCACAGGTCACAGACGGCGACAGATCTGATTTGCGCCGCACCGCTAGACCTGGCGCACAAGCTCCTCCTGACCCTGTCCGTCATGGCTATCTGTCCCCAAGTCCTCAAACCTGGCGACAGATCAACCACGGATTATATAGAGACGCAAGGGAACTCGTCGAATCCTTCATCTGACGTATCCAAAATAGCGAGACGTCCCTGCAGAACTTCCTTCCTCGCATCAAGGTCTCGTTTAGGGTCGAGTCGATCCTCTTTAGAGGGGTTGAGCTATGAGCAGTGTCTGTTACTGAACTCAACTTACCTCGTCCCTCAGTCGACCCAGGTACCCTACAACGAGGATAATGGATGCGTAGGCAACACAACCGAAATCCTGAGCACTCTTTCGACCACTCCGGCGACTTTATACCCCTTCAGTGGGGCAGGGCTCCAGTTTGGAGCCCCTCCTCAAACCCTGACCCAGTCTAGTGACCTGGCACTCGTGGTCTTACTCTCTGTGCTGTGTGTGCTGATGCTACTGCTGCTCTTAATGACACTTCTGGTTCTGAGGATCCTTCTGTGGAGGAACCAGAGAGTCGCTCCACTCCAGACGAGCAGTCAGAGGAACACCGGTGCTTAA
- the selplg gene encoding P-selectin glycoprotein ligand 1 produces MSRSTRKRRPEARHVVFTIMAQTNRSELSFLLLILLTTPSLVSCEGLTNTTTPDSPKQSEVPQNSTTPQKGNGTEAKAPAAPTPQENGTLGDLHPKNETVPTKNRTEVSPAGPGGTSSTESLTRSTPPAIRSTIGFESTSLAGTFPVSVNPENQTEPVVRPTAPPTPKTAPTRTPKTTAPPTPKTTPTRTTKKATQPPPCPTSEPRQEGLVGGCLIAIAVLATAATVFIVATVVLATKLAGARYRIKAGLLDDTEMVCISALVNDSDHPMAQPRHPKSNGALIPVPDDDDGDDLTLNSFLPDNESAS; encoded by the exons ATGAGCCGATCGACGAGGAAGAGAAGGCCAGAGGCTCGACACGTCGTGTTCACG ATAATGGCTCAGACAAACAGATCTGAACTGAGCTTTCTACTCCTTATACTCCTGACCACGCCCAGTTTGGTGTCCTGCGAAGGTCTCACAAACACGACAACCCCCGACTCTCCGAAGCAATCTGAGGTACCGCAGAACTCAACGACACCGCAAAAAGGGAACGGGACTGAAGCGAAAGCTCCTGCGGCCCCCACACCACAGGAGAACGGAACCCTGGGAGACCTTCATCCCAAAAATGAAACGGTCCCAACAAAGAACCGCACTGAAGTGTCGCCCGCAGGTCCCGGGGGTACGTCAAGTACCGAAAGTCTTACACGGTCTACGCCTCCTGCGATAAGAAGTACGATCGGTTTCGAGTCGACCAGCCTTGCTGGAACGTTTCCCGTCTCGGTAAATCCTGAGAACCAGACCGAGCCAGTCGTCCGTCCCACAGCGCCCCCGACCCCGAAAACCGCTCCGACCAGGACCCCAAAAACCACCGCGCCCCCGACCCCAAAAACCACTCCGACCAGGACGACCAAGAAGGCGACCCAGCCTCCACCCTGCCCCACGTCCGAACCCAGACAGGAGGGCCTCGTGGGAGGCTGCCTGATCGCCATCGCCGTCCTGGCGACCGCCGCGACCGTCTTCATCGTGGCCACCGTCGTCCTGGCGACCAAGCTGGCGGGCGCCAGGTACCGGATCAAGGCGGGTCTCCTGGACGACACGGAGATGGTCTGCATATCGGCGCTGGTGAACGACTCCGATCACCCCATGGCCCAGCCCAGGCACCCGAAGAGCAACGGCGCTCTGATCCCCGTCCCCGACGACGACGACGGCGACGACCTCACCCTCAACAGCTTCCTGCCCGATAACGAATCCGCGTCGTAG